One window of the Rufibacter radiotolerans genome contains the following:
- a CDS encoding penicillin-binding protein 1A, translating into MSSTPTNGFRKTISALWLLFAGGFVFFLLYIFAVSINFLNLFGDLPDLKTLENPKSELASEVYSEDGKLLGKYFRENRSPVTYEQLPETLVNALVATEDIRFEEHSGIDFKGTLAVPYYKLTGKQDRGSSTLTQQLARNLFRTRDDLNNGLLSDVPGLRMLIIKTKEWIMSIKLERSYTKKEIMLMYLNTVDFGSNAFGIKVAAKTFFNKSPEKLSLEEAATLVGVLKGPSFYSPVTRPERSMNRRNTVLDQMLKYEYIDQPTFQTAAAKPIKLDFNVENQNKGLAPYFRTEIGKSLAIWAKDNGYDLYTDGLKIYTTIDSRMQQHAESALEQHMKTMQKEFFQQWKGRNPWIDENGKEIKGFLMEQMKRTARYRSLVEQYGSNEDSIKYHLNHKIPMRIFTWNGEKDVVMSPMDSLSHYKHYLQAGFMAMDPLTGKVKAWVGGTNYKYFKYDHVKQGARQPGSTFKPFVYTAAIEAGYSPCYEVVDAPVTIINSDGVPWTPKNSDGKYTGRKHTLREALALSINTVTTYLMKKLGPDAVVSTAKRLGITTKLNPYASLALGSDDVTLYDMVGAYGTFVNKGVWTQPQYLVRIEDKNGTVLHEFVPKTVEALSEETAYLMVHMLQGSADTRGGTAYYGLRHRYGLKNEIGAKTGTTSNYSDAWFMGITPDLAAGVWVGGEDRSIHFRSAAYGQGNKLAMPIYALFMKKVYADKSLNVSKAPFPKPSQPLSMQINCGSYNNGPAVADSVKQDQVLSVPENVGEQEF; encoded by the coding sequence ATGTCCTCTACGCCAACCAACGGGTTCCGGAAGACCATTTCGGCACTTTGGCTATTATTTGCCGGCGGATTCGTCTTCTTCCTTCTCTATATTTTTGCGGTCAGCATCAACTTCCTCAATCTCTTTGGAGACCTGCCCGACCTCAAGACCCTGGAAAACCCTAAAAGCGAACTGGCTTCTGAAGTGTATTCTGAAGACGGCAAACTGCTGGGTAAATATTTCCGGGAGAACCGTAGCCCGGTCACCTATGAGCAACTGCCAGAGACCCTAGTGAACGCCTTGGTGGCTACTGAGGATATCCGGTTTGAGGAGCACTCCGGTATAGATTTCAAAGGCACGCTGGCCGTGCCCTATTACAAACTGACCGGCAAGCAGGACCGCGGTTCTTCCACCCTTACCCAACAGCTGGCCCGTAACCTTTTCCGGACCCGTGATGACCTGAATAACGGCTTGCTCAGTGATGTGCCTGGCCTGCGCATGCTCATCATCAAGACCAAGGAATGGATCATGTCCATTAAGCTGGAGCGCTCTTACACCAAGAAAGAGATCATGCTCATGTACCTTAACACGGTAGACTTCGGGAGCAACGCCTTCGGGATTAAAGTAGCCGCTAAGACCTTCTTCAACAAGAGCCCAGAGAAACTTTCACTGGAAGAGGCTGCCACGCTGGTAGGGGTTCTCAAAGGACCTTCTTTCTACAGCCCAGTGACCCGTCCTGAGCGCTCTATGAACAGACGCAACACGGTACTGGACCAGATGCTCAAGTACGAGTACATTGACCAGCCTACTTTCCAGACGGCCGCCGCTAAACCCATCAAGCTTGATTTTAACGTTGAGAACCAGAACAAAGGCCTGGCCCCTTACTTCCGCACGGAGATTGGCAAATCCCTGGCAATATGGGCGAAAGACAACGGCTATGATCTGTATACAGACGGGCTCAAGATCTACACCACTATTGACTCGCGCATGCAGCAACACGCTGAGTCGGCGCTGGAGCAGCACATGAAAACCATGCAGAAGGAGTTCTTCCAGCAATGGAAAGGCCGTAACCCCTGGATTGACGAGAACGGCAAGGAGATCAAGGGCTTTTTGATGGAACAGATGAAACGCACGGCCCGCTACCGCAGCCTGGTGGAGCAGTACGGCAGCAATGAGGACTCCATTAAATACCACCTGAACCACAAGATACCCATGCGCATTTTCACCTGGAACGGGGAGAAGGATGTGGTCATGAGCCCGATGGATTCCCTGAGCCATTACAAGCATTACCTGCAGGCCGGCTTTATGGCCATGGACCCGCTCACCGGCAAAGTAAAAGCCTGGGTAGGAGGGACCAACTACAAGTATTTCAAATATGACCACGTGAAACAGGGTGCTCGTCAGCCAGGTTCTACCTTTAAGCCCTTTGTGTACACCGCCGCCATTGAGGCCGGGTACTCGCCTTGCTATGAGGTAGTAGACGCCCCAGTGACCATTATCAACTCAGATGGCGTTCCCTGGACCCCTAAGAACAGTGACGGTAAGTACACCGGCCGTAAGCACACCCTTCGTGAAGCGCTGGCCCTGTCTATCAATACCGTGACCACCTACCTCATGAAGAAACTGGGCCCTGATGCTGTGGTAAGTACAGCCAAACGCCTGGGAATTACCACCAAGCTGAATCCTTACGCCTCTTTGGCCCTGGGCTCAGATGACGTGACCCTTTATGACATGGTAGGCGCCTATGGTACGTTTGTGAACAAAGGTGTCTGGACCCAGCCGCAATATTTAGTGCGTATTGAAGACAAGAACGGAACAGTGCTACATGAATTTGTGCCCAAAACTGTGGAAGCTCTGAGCGAGGAAACGGCCTACCTGATGGTGCACATGCTGCAAGGCTCTGCCGATACCCGCGGTGGTACCGCCTATTACGGGCTCCGTCACCGGTACGGCCTTAAGAATGAGATTGGTGCTAAGACAGGTACTACCTCTAATTACTCAGATGCCTGGTTCATGGGCATCACGCCAGATCTGGCGGCTGGTGTCTGGGTAGGCGGCGAGGACCGAAGCATCCACTTCAGGAGCGCTGCCTATGGCCAAGGTAACAAACTGGCTATGCCTATCTATGCCCTCTTTATGAAGAAGGTGTATGCCGATAAATCTTTGAACGTGTCTAAGGCTCCGTTCCCGAAACCAAGCCAGCCGCTTTCCATGCAGATTAACTGTGGTTCTTATAATAATGGCCCTGCCGTAGCTGATTCCGTAAAACAAGACCAGGTGCTGTCCGTACCTGAGAACGTTGGAGAACAGGAGTTTTAA
- the porW gene encoding type IX secretion system periplasmic lipoprotein PorW/SprE — translation MRLTRFLLFFFLLTVLAGCAPDKPLGRFYRNLNARFNGYFLAREKMEEVEAKLEAATVNDYNTILDILPPLDTTVLRSLAPDLDEVIKRASFPIARHPKSRWIDDCYVLIGKARYYQGEDAEALKTFRFVQTTSPDRHARHEAMIWMMRTYLRQKDYDQVFSISEQFKKERMNEDNGRELLVTRAHLARIQNNLPLAVENLERAIQYTEKRDRQSRLRFILGQLYQATNQDAKAYEQFAYILKKSPPYELGFYSNLNLAQVTELKSDTDKAKVEDFLYKLTRDDKNKEYLDKIYFDLAKLELREKDYPEALKLLRKSTAASTSNRVQKAYSYQLAGQIYYENLQQYRLAQAYYDSTLQLLPPTTLGYEDLADRRTVLTAFTQQLEIIRTEDSLQALAQLPAADRSQRVAAQIQREREMEAAALAAAAAPKPGEARQTATLPIGGAPAQGSTWYFDNPVVLASARNDFLRTWGDRPLQDNWRRQAALSGGTGLMAGVPTSTAVDSTALAAASAQKAATYLAAIPVTPEQRKISDTRIEEALFTLGNIYQQRLREPEKASQTFQQLLQRFPSSTHASEVYYSLYVMATAAQQTEQAAGYAKTLKERFPTSKYSRLIDQPDFLRTYSAENQAAHALYDSAYVLYEKEKYPEALTVLASLSEKHPQNDIPDQIAFLLALVTGRTQSPAAFKAAMETFAGQYPESPLVPKARDFIALHQRYESGELTKAPEISAPVAPKVEEPTYKAERSLPHSFVVVHTGDSLALRQLMASYQTYNQRFHPKKQLVLENVAFNDSTHLLVIRALPDFLAAQQYAKLQSARSSPLANLKGPKFATFVITDANLALLRKLGDIAQYVAFFDKNYK, via the coding sequence TTGAGACTGACTCGTTTCCTCCTTTTCTTCTTTCTCCTGACGGTACTGGCCGGCTGCGCGCCAGACAAGCCCCTGGGCAGGTTTTACCGCAACCTGAACGCCCGCTTTAACGGCTACTTTCTGGCCCGGGAAAAGATGGAGGAAGTGGAAGCCAAACTGGAGGCCGCCACCGTCAACGACTACAACACCATTCTGGACATTTTGCCTCCCCTGGACACCACGGTTCTGAGGTCCCTGGCCCCAGACCTGGACGAGGTGATCAAACGTGCCTCTTTCCCCATTGCCCGGCACCCCAAGTCCCGGTGGATAGACGACTGCTACGTGTTAATCGGCAAGGCCCGCTATTACCAGGGCGAAGACGCCGAGGCGCTAAAGACGTTCCGGTTTGTGCAGACCACCAGCCCGGACCGCCATGCCCGCCATGAGGCCATGATCTGGATGATGCGCACCTACCTCCGGCAAAAAGACTATGACCAGGTGTTCTCCATTTCAGAGCAGTTCAAGAAGGAACGCATGAATGAAGATAACGGCCGCGAACTGCTAGTCACCAGGGCCCATCTGGCCAGAATACAGAACAACCTGCCATTGGCCGTGGAGAACTTGGAGCGGGCCATCCAATACACCGAAAAGCGCGACCGGCAGTCCCGGCTTCGGTTCATTTTGGGCCAGCTGTACCAGGCAACCAACCAGGACGCCAAAGCCTACGAGCAGTTTGCCTATATCCTGAAGAAAAGCCCGCCTTATGAGCTGGGCTTCTACAGCAACCTGAACCTGGCCCAGGTCACCGAACTCAAAAGCGATACCGACAAAGCCAAGGTGGAGGATTTCCTTTACAAGCTCACCCGCGACGACAAGAACAAAGAATACCTGGACAAGATTTACTTTGACTTGGCCAAACTGGAACTGCGGGAAAAAGACTACCCCGAAGCATTAAAACTTCTACGTAAATCTACTGCTGCCTCTACCTCCAACCGGGTGCAGAAAGCCTATTCCTACCAGCTTGCGGGGCAGATCTATTATGAGAATTTGCAGCAGTACCGCTTGGCGCAGGCTTATTATGACAGCACACTGCAATTGTTGCCACCTACTACCCTGGGCTACGAAGACTTAGCCGACCGCCGTACCGTTCTAACCGCCTTTACCCAGCAACTGGAAATCATCAGAACCGAGGACAGCCTGCAAGCTTTGGCCCAGCTTCCTGCGGCCGATCGCAGCCAACGCGTAGCCGCCCAGATACAAAGAGAACGGGAAATGGAAGCGGCAGCGCTGGCCGCCGCAGCCGCCCCTAAACCAGGGGAAGCCCGCCAAACGGCAACCTTGCCCATAGGCGGCGCCCCGGCGCAAGGCAGCACCTGGTACTTTGACAACCCGGTGGTACTGGCCAGCGCCCGCAATGATTTCCTGAGAACCTGGGGAGACCGACCTCTGCAAGACAACTGGCGCCGCCAGGCAGCCCTGTCCGGGGGTACCGGGTTAATGGCAGGCGTGCCCACCAGCACCGCGGTAGACAGTACGGCCCTGGCTGCGGCCTCGGCCCAGAAAGCGGCCACCTACCTGGCGGCCATTCCGGTTACCCCAGAGCAGCGCAAAATCTCAGACACCCGCATAGAGGAGGCCTTGTTCACGCTGGGCAATATTTACCAACAACGCCTTCGCGAGCCAGAGAAAGCCAGCCAGACCTTTCAACAGCTCCTGCAGCGGTTCCCTTCGTCAACCCACGCCTCAGAAGTGTATTACAGCCTGTACGTAATGGCCACCGCAGCCCAGCAGACCGAACAAGCCGCCGGTTACGCCAAGACCCTTAAAGAACGGTTCCCCACCTCAAAGTACAGCAGGCTGATTGACCAGCCCGATTTCCTGCGCACCTATTCCGCGGAGAACCAGGCGGCACATGCCCTGTATGACTCGGCGTATGTGCTATATGAAAAGGAGAAGTACCCAGAGGCCTTGACTGTTTTAGCCTCACTTTCAGAAAAACACCCTCAAAACGACATTCCTGATCAGATTGCCTTTCTTCTGGCGTTGGTAACAGGGCGCACCCAGTCACCAGCCGCTTTCAAAGCTGCCATGGAGACGTTTGCCGGCCAGTACCCAGAGAGCCCGTTGGTGCCTAAGGCCCGTGACTTTATTGCCCTTCACCAGCGCTATGAAAGCGGTGAACTGACCAAAGCGCCAGAGATAAGCGCGCCGGTGGCCCCCAAGGTAGAAGAACCCACCTATAAAGCCGAGCGCAGCCTGCCTCATTCCTTTGTGGTGGTGCACACCGGAGACAGCCTGGCCCTGCGCCAGCTCATGGCCTCTTACCAGACCTATAACCAACGGTTTCACCCTAAGAAACAGCTGGTTCTGGAAAACGTGGCCTTCAATGACAGCACCCACCTGCTGGTCATCCGGGCCCTGCCCGACTTTTTGGCCGCCCAGCAATATGCCAAACTACAATCCGCACGTAGTTCACCATTGGCCAATTTAAAAGGCCCGAAATTTGCTACCTTTGTAATTACTGACGCCAACCTGGCCTTGCTTAGGAAGCTGGGGGATATTGCGCAGTACGTAGCTTTCTTTGACAAAAATTATAAGTAA
- a CDS encoding AtpZ/AtpI family protein, which yields MDQPEKPSQSEKEDSQVKPYLKYSGLAFQMIAIMGAAAWGGRKLDAYFQNQTPWWTLGLLLVAVFASMYSVIVSLTNKK from the coding sequence ATGGACCAACCGGAAAAGCCTTCTCAGTCAGAGAAAGAAGACTCACAGGTGAAGCCTTACCTGAAATACTCGGGCCTGGCTTTCCAGATGATTGCTATTATGGGCGCGGCGGCCTGGGGCGGGCGGAAACTGGATGCGTACTTCCAGAACCAAACCCCCTGGTGGACCTTGGGCCTGTTATTGGTGGCGGTCTTTGCCTCCATGTACTCGGTGATTGTGTCGCTTACCAACAAGAAATAA
- the atpB gene encoding F0F1 ATP synthase subunit A, producing MKKILVLLLTILTFSAQAAESAENAKFSPGDMIMHHIGDDYTWHFADGLVMPLPVILYGENGLDVFSSSNFYDAHHNLQPYKGYVMEHGHIYYADANGHPRTALGENGEEKHVGPFDISITKNVASMFVSVLLLFLVFFSIAGSYTKNRGRAPRGLQSFFEPIIVFVRDEIAKTNIGPKYERFMPYLLTVFFFIWFNNLLGLLPGGANLTGNIAVTLVLAVMTLLITVFSGNKSYWGHIFNTPGVPWWLKWGIPIMPMVEVIGIFTKPFSLMVRLFANITAGHIIILSLFSLIFIFESVAIGPLSVAFAIFMNFLELFVALLQAYIFTLLSAMYFGGAVEEHDHHDDMGFGDAPYAVDAHH from the coding sequence ATGAAGAAGATACTCGTACTCCTGCTTACTATTCTTACTTTTTCAGCCCAAGCGGCAGAATCTGCCGAAAACGCCAAATTCAGCCCCGGTGACATGATTATGCACCACATAGGGGATGATTATACCTGGCATTTTGCTGACGGTCTGGTGATGCCTTTGCCGGTTATATTATATGGCGAGAACGGGTTGGACGTCTTCTCTTCCTCTAATTTCTATGATGCCCACCACAACCTGCAGCCTTACAAAGGTTATGTGATGGAGCATGGCCATATTTATTACGCTGATGCCAACGGCCATCCGCGCACCGCTCTGGGTGAAAATGGCGAAGAGAAACACGTAGGTCCGTTTGATATCTCCATTACCAAGAACGTGGCCTCCATGTTTGTGAGTGTGCTGCTGCTGTTCCTGGTGTTCTTCTCTATTGCCGGTTCTTACACAAAGAACCGCGGCCGCGCGCCAAGAGGCCTTCAGTCTTTCTTTGAGCCCATCATTGTGTTTGTGCGTGATGAGATCGCCAAAACCAACATTGGCCCTAAGTATGAGCGCTTCATGCCGTACCTGCTTACCGTGTTCTTCTTTATCTGGTTCAATAACCTGCTGGGTCTTTTGCCTGGTGGCGCTAACTTAACCGGTAACATTGCCGTTACGCTGGTATTGGCCGTAATGACGTTGTTGATTACGGTGTTCAGCGGGAACAAGTCTTACTGGGGGCACATCTTCAATACCCCGGGTGTTCCGTGGTGGTTGAAGTGGGGTATTCCCATCATGCCCATGGTAGAGGTGATAGGTATCTTCACCAAGCCTTTCTCCCTCATGGTCCGGCTTTTCGCCAACATCACGGCGGGCCACATCATCATCCTGAGTTTGTTCAGCTTGATCTTTATCTTTGAAAGCGTTGCCATTGGTCCATTGAGTGTGGCGTTCGCCATCTTTATGAACTTCCTGGAGTTGTTTGTGGCCCTGTTGCAGGCGTACATCTTTACCTTGCTTTCTGCCATGTACTTTGGCGGCGCGGTAGAGGAGCATGACCACCATGATGACATGGGCTTTGGAGATGCCCCGTACGCGGTTGACGCACACCATTAA
- the atpE gene encoding ATP synthase F0 subunit C, translating into MLGLLLALSLGSGYAIMGAGIGAGLVALGAGLGIGRIGGSAMESIARQPEAGGKIQTAMIIASALIEGVALFGVVVCLLISFIQ; encoded by the coding sequence ATGTTAGGATTATTGCTTGCATTGTCTCTAGGCTCAGGCTACGCGATCATGGGTGCCGGTATCGGCGCTGGTTTAGTTGCTCTTGGTGCCGGTTTGGGTATCGGTAGAATCGGTGGCTCTGCCATGGAATCTATTGCCAGACAACCAGAGGCCGGTGGTAAGATCCAGACTGCGATGATTATCGCTTCTGCTCTTATTGAAGGTGTTGCCCTGTTTGGGGTAGTTGTTTGCCTTCTGATTTCTTTCATCCAATAA
- a CDS encoding F0F1 ATP synthase subunit B, which translates to MNPLVTPGIGLLIWQVITFLVVLFLLSKFAWKPIMAALREREDNIDAALSMAEKAKLEMQALKADNERLLTEARVERDRILKDASEAANHLVETARTKASEEGARLVEQARVSIENEKNAALTEVKNLAASLSIDIAEKLLRRELQDQQAQRALVESYLRDAEVSLK; encoded by the coding sequence ATGAATCCATTAGTAACCCCGGGTATCGGATTACTTATCTGGCAAGTGATCACCTTTTTGGTGGTCCTTTTCCTGTTATCTAAGTTTGCCTGGAAGCCTATCATGGCCGCCCTGCGCGAGCGCGAAGACAACATTGATGCCGCCCTTAGCATGGCCGAGAAAGCCAAGTTGGAGATGCAGGCCCTGAAAGCTGACAACGAGCGTCTCTTAACCGAGGCCCGTGTGGAGCGTGACCGTATCCTGAAAGATGCCTCTGAGGCGGCCAACCATTTAGTGGAAACAGCCCGCACCAAAGCCTCTGAAGAAGGTGCCCGTCTGGTAGAGCAAGCCCGTGTGTCTATTGAGAACGAGAAGAACGCCGCTTTAACTGAGGTGAAGAACCTGGCCGCTTCCCTTTCTATTGACATTGCCGAAAAATTGCTGAGACGTGAGCTGCAGGACCAGCAAGCGCAACGTGCCTTGGTAGAGAGCTACCTGCGCGACGCTGAGGTAAGCCTGAAGTAA
- the atpH gene encoding ATP synthase F1 subunit delta: MSDIRVASRYAKSLLGLAEEKGLLEQIYADMLLFTKTVEETRELQLALCNPIVKHDKKLAILTAIFGNKVNAMTMAFFRIITQKNRENVLDAVAREFVTQYNLYKGIQKATVTTAVPLTGDLRATFQKMVEDRTGMKVELQEKVDPEVIGGYMLRIGDDQLDSTVRSRVQKLKNKFKENPYITKL; encoded by the coding sequence ATGTCAGACATCAGAGTTGCCTCCAGGTACGCAAAATCATTGCTGGGGCTGGCTGAGGAAAAAGGCCTGCTGGAGCAGATATATGCTGATATGCTCCTTTTTACCAAAACGGTAGAAGAAACCCGTGAATTGCAACTGGCGTTATGCAACCCTATTGTAAAGCACGACAAGAAACTGGCTATCCTGACGGCTATTTTTGGCAACAAGGTAAATGCCATGACCATGGCCTTCTTCAGAATCATTACCCAGAAAAACCGGGAAAATGTACTGGATGCCGTGGCACGGGAGTTTGTGACGCAATACAATCTTTATAAAGGAATACAGAAGGCGACAGTGACCACCGCTGTTCCTTTAACGGGAGACCTACGGGCCACTTTCCAGAAAATGGTAGAGGACCGCACCGGCATGAAAGTAGAATTGCAGGAAAAGGTTGACCCCGAAGTTATTGGTGGTTATATGCTCCGCATTGGAGATGATCAATTAGATAGTACTGTGCGTTCACGCGTGCAGAAGTTGAAAAACAAGTTTAAAGAAAACCCATACATTACTAAACTATAA
- the atpA gene encoding F0F1 ATP synthase subunit alpha, translating to MAEVRPDEVSAILREQLSNFRTEAELEEVGTVLQIGDGVARIYGLSKAQSGELIEFENGLQALVLNLEEDNVGAVLLGDWSGIKEGDTVRRTNKIASVRVGDGMVGRVVNTMGTPIDGKGPLVGELYEMPIERKAPGVIYRQPVNEPLQTGIKAIDSMIPIGRGQRELIIGDRQTGKSAVAIDTIINQGEFFDRGEPVYCIYVAIGQKASTVAQIVNALEAAGAMRYTVVVAAPAADPAPLQFYAPFTGAAIGEFFRDTGRPALVVYDDLSKQAVAYREVSLLLRRPPGREAYPGDVFYLHSRLLERAAKINASDSIAQAMNDLPESIKHLVKGGGSLTALPIIETQAGDVSAYIPTNVISITDGQIFLETNLFNSGIRPAINVGISVSRVGGNAQIKSMKKVAGTLKLDQAQFRELEAFAKFGSDLDAATKLTIERGRRNLEVLKQAQFSPVSVEDQVAMIYCCTNGLIDDVPVNEVRTFEKDFRTTLNAQHRPVLDALRAGKIDDSVTNELKQVARELTAKYRK from the coding sequence ATGGCAGAAGTTAGACCTGATGAAGTGTCAGCTATTTTAAGAGAACAGCTGTCAAATTTCAGAACAGAAGCTGAACTAGAAGAAGTTGGTACGGTTCTGCAAATCGGTGACGGTGTTGCTCGTATCTACGGCTTGTCCAAAGCACAGTCTGGGGAGTTGATCGAGTTTGAGAACGGTCTGCAAGCCCTTGTACTGAACCTGGAAGAAGACAACGTGGGTGCGGTATTGTTGGGTGACTGGAGCGGCATCAAAGAAGGCGATACAGTTAGAAGAACAAATAAAATTGCCTCCGTAAGAGTAGGCGATGGCATGGTAGGCCGCGTAGTAAACACCATGGGAACGCCTATTGACGGCAAAGGTCCTTTGGTTGGCGAGCTATACGAAATGCCGATTGAAAGAAAAGCACCAGGTGTAATCTACCGCCAGCCGGTAAATGAGCCGTTGCAAACCGGTATCAAAGCCATTGACTCCATGATTCCGATTGGCCGTGGCCAGCGGGAATTGATCATTGGTGACCGCCAGACAGGTAAATCTGCTGTGGCCATTGACACCATCATCAACCAGGGTGAGTTCTTTGACCGTGGTGAGCCTGTTTATTGTATTTATGTAGCCATCGGGCAGAAAGCCTCTACCGTAGCGCAGATCGTGAATGCCCTGGAGGCTGCCGGTGCCATGCGTTACACCGTGGTAGTAGCCGCTCCGGCTGCTGACCCAGCTCCGTTGCAGTTCTACGCACCGTTCACCGGTGCCGCCATTGGCGAGTTCTTCCGTGATACCGGTCGTCCTGCCCTGGTAGTATATGATGACTTGTCTAAGCAAGCCGTAGCGTACCGTGAAGTGTCCCTGTTGCTTCGTCGTCCTCCAGGACGTGAGGCCTATCCAGGTGACGTTTTCTACCTTCACTCCCGTTTGTTGGAGCGTGCCGCTAAGATCAACGCCTCTGACAGCATCGCACAAGCCATGAACGACTTGCCAGAGTCTATCAAGCACCTGGTGAAAGGAGGTGGTTCTTTGACCGCTCTTCCAATCATTGAGACCCAGGCTGGTGACGTTTCTGCCTATATCCCAACCAACGTGATCTCTATCACTGACGGTCAGATCTTCCTGGAAACTAACTTGTTCAACTCTGGTATCCGTCCGGCTATCAACGTAGGTATCTCGGTATCACGCGTAGGTGGTAACGCCCAGATCAAGTCTATGAAGAAAGTGGCTGGTACCTTGAAACTGGATCAGGCGCAGTTCCGTGAACTGGAAGCGTTTGCCAAGTTCGGTTCTGACCTTGATGCTGCTACCAAGCTGACCATTGAGCGTGGCCGCAGAAACCTGGAAGTATTGAAGCAGGCGCAATTTTCGCCAGTATCAGTAGAAGATCAGGTAGCTATGATCTACTGCTGTACCAATGGTCTGATTGATGACGTGCCGGTAAATGAGGTGCGTACCTTTGAGAAAGACTTCAGAACTACTTTGAACGCCCAGCACCGTCCGGTATTAGATGCGTTGAGAGCAGGTAAGATTGATGACAGCGTAACCAATGAGCTGAAGCAAGTAGCTCGTGAACTTACTGCTAAGTACCGTAAATAA
- the atpG gene encoding ATP synthase F1 subunit gamma: MASLKEVRNRIVSVGSTQQITKAMKMVAAAKLRRAQDNILRMRPYASRLNSILSNLSNVSSEAGENVYGQKREVQRVLIIAVTSDRGLCGAFNSNVMKAVNILINERYSAQAAAGNVEVMAIGKKGHEYFLKRNMPLAGDYTTIFGNLSFERVRVAAEQAMDGFVAGTYDQVDLVYNEFKNVATQIVRTEQLLPIQEKTEEQVANQVESDYIFEPSKEEIVEQLIPKSLKIQVYKAVLESNASEHGARMTAMDKATENAGELLKELKLTYNRTRQAAITTEILEIVGGAEALAASR, encoded by the coding sequence ATGGCTAGTTTAAAAGAAGTACGTAACCGCATTGTATCTGTAGGGTCAACGCAGCAGATCACCAAAGCCATGAAAATGGTGGCGGCGGCTAAGTTGCGCCGGGCTCAGGATAATATCCTGCGTATGCGTCCGTATGCATCGCGTCTGAACAGCATTCTCTCTAACCTCTCTAACGTAAGCAGCGAGGCCGGCGAAAATGTATATGGACAAAAGCGCGAGGTGCAGCGGGTATTGATTATTGCCGTGACCTCAGACCGTGGTTTGTGCGGAGCTTTCAACAGTAACGTGATGAAAGCCGTGAACATCCTCATCAATGAGCGGTACAGTGCCCAGGCAGCGGCTGGTAACGTGGAAGTAATGGCCATTGGTAAAAAAGGCCATGAGTACTTCCTCAAGCGGAACATGCCGTTGGCCGGTGACTATACCACCATCTTCGGCAACCTTTCATTTGAGAGAGTACGCGTGGCGGCAGAGCAGGCCATGGACGGCTTTGTGGCCGGTACCTATGACCAGGTGGATTTGGTGTACAACGAGTTCAAGAACGTGGCTACCCAGATTGTGCGCACCGAGCAGTTACTTCCTATCCAGGAGAAAACCGAGGAGCAGGTAGCCAATCAGGTAGAGTCTGACTACATCTTTGAGCCTTCCAAAGAAGAGATTGTGGAGCAGTTGATCCCTAAGTCTCTGAAGATTCAGGTGTACAAGGCGGTGTTGGAATCTAATGCCTCTGAGCACGGTGCCCGGATGACCGCCATGGACAAAGCCACGGAGAACGCCGGTGAGTTATTGAAAGAACTGAAACTGACTTATAACCGAACGCGGCAGGCCGCCATCACCACCGAGATCCTGGAGATTGTGGGTGGTGCGGAGGCGCTAGCAGCCAGTAGATAG